One Salmo trutta chromosome 24, fSalTru1.1, whole genome shotgun sequence genomic region harbors:
- the lypd6b gene encoding ly6/PLAUR domain-containing protein 6B codes for MMSFSMALHLTAAIQLLALVAICDQVTADRINFYNVKPPVEATPFPKSFKCFTCEQAADNYNCNRWAEDKWCPQNTQFCMTVHHFNSHGKTKFVTKKCAAREVCHASGCRHHRDMGHTECVSCCEGMICNVEVPTNHTNAVFAMRQQAYSSAPPQAPVRTAWGRCWMTLLTTLGLGLTRLVLL; via the exons ATGATGTCCTTCTCCATGGCCCTGCACCTCACCGCTGCTATCCAACTCCTGGCGCTGGTGGCCATATGTGACCAGGTTACAGCTGATCGCATCAACTTCTACAACGTCAAACCACCTGTGGAAG CCACTCCATTCCCTAAGAGCTTCAAGTGCTTCACCTGCGAGCAAGCTGCAGACAACTACAACTGTAACCGCTGGGCTGAGGACAAGTGGTGTCCACAGA ATACACAGTTCTGTATGACAGTCCACCACTTCAACAGTCATGGCAAGACCAAGTTTGTGACCAAAAAGTGTGCTGCCAGGGAGGTGTGTCACGCTTCAGGCTGTAGACATCACAGGGACATGGGTCACACA GAGTGTGTGTCGTGCTGTGAGGGTATGATCTGCAACGTGGAGGTCCCCACCAACCACACCAATGCTGTGTTTGCCATGAGGCAGCAGGCCTACAGCTCAGCCCCACCCCAGGCCCCTGTGAGGACAGCGTGGGGTCGCTGCTGGATGACATTACTCACCACCCTGGGCCTGGGGTTGACCAGACTGGTCCTACTGTGA